One Corynebacterium yudongzhengii DNA window includes the following coding sequences:
- a CDS encoding Na+/H+ antiporter subunit G, producing the protein MTIIEIIVAALVVLAAFMTLSTVVAQWRAPDALTRTNLMGPLVCVAVPALVIAKLVWDWAHVGFDLNDTLRAVIAIAGVWVVASVGSYYLGRSIYGVTVVDNAGEQ; encoded by the coding sequence ATGACCATTATCGAAATCATTGTCGCCGCCCTCGTGGTGCTCGCCGCGTTCATGACGCTATCCACCGTCGTTGCGCAGTGGCGTGCGCCCGACGCGTTGACACGCACGAACCTCATGGGCCCGCTGGTGTGCGTGGCGGTGCCGGCGCTGGTGATCGCCAAGCTGGTGTGGGACTGGGCGCACGTCGGCTTCGACCTCAACGACACCCTGCGGGCCGTGATCGCCATCGCCGGCGTGTGGGTCGTCGCATCCGTCGGCTCCTACTACCTGGGGCGCTCGATCTACGGCGTGACTGTCGTGGATAACGCTGGCGAGCAGTAG
- a CDS encoding cation:proton antiporter, translating to MSPFEWILTISMAVMALSLLAGVVMILKTSDLLSRAVLADLVFYAMIALYLTWSVTNETFISYEIAILAALVGGVMPTLSMSRVISRGRR from the coding sequence ATGAGTCCTTTCGAATGGATACTGACGATCAGCATGGCCGTGATGGCTCTCAGCCTTCTGGCCGGCGTGGTGATGATCCTCAAAACCTCCGACCTGCTCAGCCGAGCCGTCCTCGCGGACCTCGTGTTCTACGCGATGATCGCGCTGTATCTCACCTGGTCAGTGACCAACGAAACGTTCATCAGCTACGAGATCGCGATCCTCGCGGCACTTGTCGGCGGCGTCATGCCGACGCTGTCCATGTCGCGCGTCATCTCCCGAGGTAGGAGGTAA
- a CDS encoding monovalent cation/H+ antiporter subunit E, which produces MHVVTYIPWLIKEIIVAGFQVAFRAFSPGIGFSPLVVRYPLRVTSDWEIFWFSTSITATPSTLSLGLREPDQPGGPRILLVQDAFGDDPAAITRSLADMEERLCPRVADIDHGVPGQGSARELAPEFFDYTSPAPGADKKGKAR; this is translated from the coding sequence ATGCACGTCGTGACGTATATTCCCTGGCTGATCAAGGAGATCATCGTCGCCGGATTCCAGGTCGCGTTCCGCGCGTTCTCCCCCGGCATCGGCTTCAGCCCGCTGGTGGTGCGCTACCCGCTGCGCGTGACGAGCGACTGGGAAATCTTCTGGTTCAGTACCTCGATCACCGCCACCCCGTCGACGCTCTCGCTGGGCCTGCGCGAACCCGATCAGCCCGGCGGGCCCCGCATCCTGCTCGTCCAGGACGCCTTCGGCGATGACCCGGCGGCCATCACTCGCTCGCTCGCCGACATGGAAGAACGCCTCTGCCCCCGGGTCGCCGACATCGACCACGGCGTTCCCGGGCAGGGCTCGGCCCGCGAGCTGGCACCGGAGTTCTTCGACTACACCAGCCCAGCTCCGGGCGCGGACAAGAAAGGTAAGGCGCGATGA